CGGGAAATACCGCTTGGCACCTGCTgcgttctttttctctctgGCCAGACCGGGTGGCCCCCGCAACGATCAATGGCGGCTATCTGGTGATGTTGAAAGACGAATAGGTGAGGAAGCTCTTGAAACCTAGATAAGAGGCTTTAACAGCTTTCATAAGCTCAGTCCTGGCATGCTTGAAAGGGGTTCCGCTGACTACAGCGTACATCATTTTATGGCTCACGCAATTGTTAGCGGGGAGAGAGCGGCATGTTTGATGCAAAGCATGTAAAAAGAGAAGTGCAAATGAATGATCAAGCTTTTGATCTGTGGTGTTCACAATGTGCTCTGCTTTTCTCTGGCGCAATCTTAATGAGGCGTAGTGGCGTATTAAGAAGCCCCTTTCATATAAGAATGCTTCACTTCGCCTTGTTTTTCCAGGCGCGTTTTTTTAGTATTAGCGAAGAGGAGAAAGGGTTTCACATGTTTCTTCTGAAAAGATGGAGATTGaggaaggaaaaaaatcagcCAAAGGTTACTCAAGATAGAATAAGGGACCTCTGCTAGGAGGAAAGAAGCTTGGTGTAGTTTGGAGgtattttttgagaaaaatggaatattGGCACTATGTGGAAACTACGTCATCGGGTCAACCTCTTCTTCGAGAAGGCGAAAAAGATATCTTTATCGATCAATCTGTAGGCCTTTACCATGgcaaatcaaaaatactGCAAAGACAGAGGGGCAGAGTTTTCTTAACTTCACAAAGGATCATCTATATCGATGATATCAAGCCCACTTATAACTCGCTTGGACTGGAATTGGATGACATAGCGTATGTAAATTATTCGTCAGGATTCCTGACAAGGTCGCCTCGTTTAATTCTGTTTTTCAAGGACTCTTCCAGTAAGGACGCACTTGAGAAGATTGTGAATACTGCAAATGATATTGTTGTTTCAACGTGGGTCTGCCCCATTTGTATGGTGTCGAACGAAACAGAGGGAGAATTTACCAGGGACACTCTACCTGCACCCAATTGTATCAATTGCGGTGTGCCTGCGGATTATGAACTCACTAAGTCTTCGATAAATTCTTCTAATGCAATAGAATTGAACTCAAACTCAGAAAATAAATTTGTATCGAGCTCTGGGAATGTTTGTCCCGCATGTACTTTTGCTAACCATCCTCAAATAGGTAACTGTGAAATTTGCGGTCACAGATTGCCTAATGCTTCTAAGATACGATCTAAAATTAGCAGGCTTAAAAACTTTCATGATTCTAGAATCCATATTGAGTTGGAAAAACATTCACTAGGTAAAAGCAAGAGCTCACACTCGACACCATCTTCCTCCtattcaacaacaacaccCACAGAGTTTGTGCAATTGAGCTTCCGTAAATCTGATGGTGTTTTGTTTTCGCAAGCCACCGAGAGGGCTTTGGAGAATATACTTagtgaaaagaacaagtaTATTTTCAACCAGAACGTGGTCTCTGTCAATGGTATAGAAATAACAAAGGAGGCAAATGCTCACGACTACAATAATGATATGCCATTCATAGAGACCAAGTTGAGCAGAATTGGCATTGCTAGCTTGGAAAAAACCAGAGAAAACCAGCTTTTGAATAATGAtatccttttcaataatgcGTTGACCGACCTTAATAAGCTAATGTCTTTGGCCACCAGCATTGAGAGGTTATACAAAAATAGTAacaaaacaatgaaaacgaaaacaatGAACCTTCCGGATGAATCGACCCTAAATGaatcaaaaataagaagacCGCTACTAATACTAGATAGAGAAAAATTCCTTAACAAAGGGTTGTTCTTGGATGAGATCGCAAGGGAAATTTATGAGTTTACATTATCTGAATTCAAAGACCTCAACGACGACGACAACAATACCAATTATATGATCATTACTCTGGTAGATCTATATGCAATGTACAACAAATCTATGCGTATAGGTACAGGCCTCATATCTCCAATGGAAATGAGAGAAGCATGCGAAAGGTTTGAGCATCTAGGCTTAAACGAATTGAGATTAGTGAAAGTTAATAAGAGAATTCTATGTTTAACGAGCGAAAAGTTTGACGTTGTAAAAGATAAATTAGTAGATTTGATAGGTGAATATCCCGGCTCTGATCTTCTAAAACTGACACAAATCTTGAGTTCGAGTAATTCAAAATCGAACTGGACGTTAGGTATCCTTATGGAAATGTTGCAGAATTGTGTTAATGAGGGCGATTTGCTGATAGACAAACAGCTTAGTGGAATTTACTATTATAAAAACTCTTATTGGCCCTCGCATACATAACTAACGAACGCACGGTTTATTCGCCTGCTCATAATACTACATCCTCGTTTATAAATATTCTACATATAAACATGTGATTAAACAACTTCACCCCAGTATTTAAGAtaacaatgataaaataGTGCATATTACATAATTTTCACAATGTAAATGTGGACTGCATCATTGCCAGTAGCTAGAATACAATTTCctccttttctcttttcaacGATATCCTCTTGAAATGAGTTCCTTTTCTAAACTGTGCCAAAAATAACGGACAACTTCCACATCtttaaatcttttatttttatcaagtTCGACTTTTTCTACATTCCATTGCTGCACGTGTTGTGGCACAGAGTCACCAGTGAAATGGAAATAATAGCCCTTGCAACGTTGAAATAACTCTTGTGGTGTATTCCATTGGTAATTATTGAATTGCCACGTATGGCCCGTGGTAAAGATAGCGACAACTCTGTCCCAATATTCTGGCTTAGTAAACATTCTTGTGTTATCGACTATGATGAACCTGATTGGTCTCGATATACgttcaaattttttctctatgTTTACCAATCCATTTGGTGCTGATGGCAAATCCCGAGGATTCATATATTTTGACTCCACCAAAAACTGTTTGATATTTGCAACAGTTAAGATTGATGATGCAGCTGAAGGAATCAAAATGATTGGGTCCTTGCGAGGACCACCAGGCGAATCATTTGTTTTAGAAATACGGCTGTGAACTCCCTTATGACCAGAAGGCAATTTAGATCCACGCAAAGATCCTTTAATCGATTGAACCAATTTTAATTCTGCATCTTTTATTAGATAGCCAAAGTTGATCGGTTTAGCACCGCGCAATGCAGAGTTATGATCCAGTAATACACGTTCATATTTCATTGTTTCCACTACGGATGGATCAGATActtcaatatcattgtCAACAGCTTCTGAAGTAGTCAATTCTGTGTTCGGCAATCCATCGATTGACGACTTACCCCCATTGTCTGCTGTGTTTATTATATCGGATGTTTCGCCATTTTGAACAGATGCTTTTAAATATTGAGATGATTCCGTGTTTCCAGACAGCCAATTTATTAAATCCGTCCTTTGCAGAAAAGACACATTAGTTAATTGCTTATTCTGACAGTCAGCTAAATAGTTTGCGGCACTAGAGTCTTTATTCATCCAACAATGAACGATTATTCGCAATTGTACTAGTGAGCCATCAATCTCAATTCCCGTTTCTTCATTAAGCCGAAAACTATCTTGAGAACTGCCGTCACTAGATGAAGTTTGTACCGTCATTGCTTCAGTAATGTCCTCGGTATTTTGTCCCTCACTGTTTAACAGAGTCAATTTATCGCCATTCTTTAAGTGCTCCCTCAATCTCTCCAGTATAGTTGCCATACTTCAGTAACCTTTTGTTGCCCAGgttatgattttattgaCGTTACTAATAAAATAGTGGTGTATTTTGGAGACTCAACTTAACAAGACTAGTGTGTACGCCGATAATATGGTGCTTATTTCGAATCTGTTCAACTGAAATTTTCGTCCTTATGCcttgaaaacaatattgcGTTTCCGGTTAACCGTCCCGATATTCGAtgagttgaaaaattattgacACTTGACAagaaactactaattattcaaagttgaagatgaaaatactAATTAAAAAGATATTGCCAATAATAATTCCACTCATACTTTGCACCACAACTTTTCTCATTTACCTTGGACTAAATGGccaaaaaaaccaaaaataacTCGAAAAACTCGACTCCAGTGAATGACACTCCAGCTTCATCTGgcaaaaagaagacaaagGGAAAAAAGGGACAAGAATCAGATCCACAGGATGATAAAAAGGCCAAACAACAACTTAACAGAGCAAAGGTAACATCAACAGCGAGCTGGACTGGTAAACTGCCTCATACTATCTTGCACGAAACTTGTCAGAAGCGGAAATGGGATAAGGTAGAGTATGacatgaagaaaattggtGATAAGGGTTTTATTGCCATTGCAGTTTTGTCATTTACTGATCCTAAGACAAAAGAAACCTTGACTGCAAGAATGAATGACCCAACCTATGATAAGGCTTCAGGAAAAGGCCTTGTTACTCCTCAAGAAACCCCAATTGAAGCGAGACATATGGCTTCCACTATCGCCCTATATCGTATCGCCTATAACACCAATCTACATATGATGCTTCCACCAAACCATAAAAAGACATGGTATGCCCTTGATGACTTTCgtaaaaaaaacttgaaaacaGGAGAAAAGCGTATGAATaaactttttgattttgatccCTTCAAGACAATGGTGGAGGATAGAAAGCTTAAATTCCAGCGTGAAAAGGAACAATTGGCACAGAATAACCAAGCACAGAAAGAACAAGTCGAACGTACCATCTTGTCTGGTCATGGtgaactttctttttccaaaaagaatTCGAAAGAGGGAAAATTATCGTTCCATAAAAACTCACCCAAACCTTCATTAGTACGGTTTCCAAAAAAGGTTTGGGAAAACACAACATTTATTGATCTTGATGAATCTTCTAGGCAATTGATAGAAATCTCACTGAAAGATAAAATTGATTggcaaaataaaaaattcacaCACGCTAATGAGGCAATCACTGAGGATCGAGATCAACTTAAGACAAAACTACTAGCTTTACAGTTTAGACCCAAACATGTAGAGGAAGCTATGTCCTATAAAGATCCATTATCTTTCCTATTGTTTAATTTGCCTGAGGATGATTTGCCaccattttttcataaaaagaaaggcgATACTAAAAACAAAGTGGAAATATCAAACTTACCATTATCTACGAGAATGATTGTAGAGCGCTTAACAGAAATTGGTGTCTCTTCAGATGAGGCTTTGTTGGCTTTACAACAGAATGAtatgaatgaaaatgaagcaGTCGGGTTCTTGACGAGGGAAAGCTTGCCAACTCTAAGTAGCAGCTCAGATGAAACTGTATCTGAAACCGAATCTATAGAATGTTGGAATCAAGAGCTAGAGAGCCTAGAAAGTATTTATGAGGGCTGTGTCACAGAGACCAAAGAAAACTCTCACTATACGCTCAACTTAATCGAAGAACTCAagataaaattgaaagtttATAGAACTAAAAACTATCCTGCATCTTTGCCTGGCATCATAGTATCAacatttgataaaaaatgtaAACTACCTGACTATattaaaaaacaaacattAACTAAACTATTACACTATCTCCAAGAAAGTAACCTAATAGGTGACATGTTAGTATATCACATTTATGAATGGCTAAAAGACAacatttcttcaataattgATAATCCCGGCCCATTAATTTCGGGATTAGATTCAAAAGGTGCAATGAATAAGAGAAATGTATCAAACGGCAAGGGAAGCACAAACAACTCTagctcaaaaaaatattctagGAACATAATTTCTGAAGATAAACTTTGCGCTTTAAAGGAAGAATACATCAAAAGGGTTGAAAGCCAGGAATACAAAAACATGCAGTTAGTCAGAAAACAATTGCCAGCTtggaagaaacaaaaagttATTGTTGATATCATCAATAACAATGAAGTTGTGTTGGTTACTGGTGAAACAGGTTCGGGTAAATCCACTCAGGTTGTTCAGTTTATTTTAGATTTTCTACAAAGGGAGAAAGAAGATTTCGGCAAGACTAAAATCATATGTACACAACCTAGAAGAATCTCCGCTATTGGGCTTGCTGAACGTGTTGCAGACGAACGTTGTGTTACCTGTGGTGATGAGGTAGGTTATGTAATAAGAGGCGTTAATAAGACTAAGGCATTCACACGGATTAAGTTCATGACCACAGGTGTTCTTGTTAGACTGCTACAAAATGCCAGATCTATGTTGGAAAATACAATTGTTGTTCTTGATGAAGTCCATGAACGTTCCATTGACACAGACTTGATAGTGACATTAATGAAAACACTCTTACATAAGGTTCGCGGCATGAAAATTGTTTTAATGAGTGCCACTGTCAACGTTGACTTATTCCGCAAATTCTTTCCGGGATTAGCAACATGTCATATAGAAGGGCGTACCTTTCCCATCACAGATTATTTCCTAGAGGATATTCTGGATGTCTTGGACTTTAAAATCAAAAGGGAAAAGGCGTTAGTatatgatgataataatgcCGATGAGAGGTGCAATGACGACCAGTACCTAAAACCAAGGGCTGattctaaatttttcacatcCGGGCAAATTAATTATGAGCTGCTTTGCCAAGTCGTCCAGCATGTAGATAAACGCTTGAAAGATACCGACAACAACGGATCTATCATCGTTTTCCTACCGGGTGTGGGTGAAATTAATAAGTGCTGCAGTTTGCTAACCAATAAGACCAATGAAGGAGATTTTATAATCTTACCTCTGCATTCAGCTCTAACACCTGAAGACCAAAAAAGGGTATTTAAGAAATACTataagaagagaaaagttGTTGTATCTACGAATATTGCCGAGACCTCTATTACTATAGATGATTGTGTCGCTACTATTGATACAGGTCGTGCTAAGTCGATGTTTTATAATCCAACAGATAATACCACAAAGCTAATTGAGTCGTTCATTTCAAAAGCTGAAGTTAAGCAACGTAGAGGTCGTGCAGGTAGAGTGCGTGAAGGTTTATCTTACAAGCTAT
The nucleotide sequence above comes from Saccharomyces mikatae IFO 1815 strain IFO1815 genome assembly, chromosome: 12. Encoded proteins:
- the VPS36 gene encoding ESCRT-II subunit protein VPS36 (similar to Saccharomyces cerevisiae VPS36 (YLR417W); ancestral locus Anc_4.288); translation: MEYWHYVETTSSGQPLLREGEKDIFIDQSVGLYHGKSKILQRQRGRVFLTSQRIIYIDDIKPTYNSLGLELDDIAYVNYSSGFLTRSPRLILFFKDSSSKDALEKIVNTANDIVVSTWVCPICMVSNETEGEFTRDTLPAPNCINCGVPADYELTKSSINSSNAIELNSNSENKFVSSSGNVCPACTFANHPQIGNCEICGHRLPNASKIRSKISRLKNFHDSRIHIELEKHSLGKSKSSHSTPSSSYSTTTPTEFVQLSFRKSDGVLFSQATERALENILSEKNKYIFNQNVVSVNGIEITKEANAHDYNNDMPFIETKLSRIGIASLEKTRENQLLNNDILFNNALTDLNKLMSLATSIERLYKNSNKTMKTKTMNLPDESTLNESKIRRPLLILDREKFLNKGLFLDEIAREIYEFTLSEFKDLNDDDNNTNYMIITLVDLYAMYNKSMRIGTGLISPMEMREACERFEHLGLNELRLVKVNKRILCLTSEKFDVVKDKLVDLIGEYPGSDLLKLTQILSSSNSKSNWTLGILMEMLQNCVNEGDLLIDKQLSGIYYYKNSYWPSHT
- the SMKI12G4640 gene encoding RNA helicase (similar to Saccharomyces cerevisiae YLR419W; ancestral locus Anc_4.291), with translation MAKKTKNNSKNSTPVNDTPASSGKKKTKGKKGQESDPQDDKKAKQQLNRAKVTSTASWTGKLPHTILHETCQKRKWDKVEYDMKKIGDKGFIAIAVLSFTDPKTKETLTARMNDPTYDKASGKGLVTPQETPIEARHMASTIALYRIAYNTNLHMMLPPNHKKTWYALDDFRKKNLKTGEKRMNKLFDFDPFKTMVEDRKLKFQREKEQLAQNNQAQKEQVERTILSGHGELSFSKKNSKEGKLSFHKNSPKPSLVRFPKKVWENTTFIDLDESSRQLIEISLKDKIDWQNKKFTHANEAITEDRDQLKTKLLALQFRPKHVEEAMSYKDPLSFLLFNLPEDDLPPFFHKKKGDTKNKVEISNLPLSTRMIVERLTEIGVSSDEALLALQQNDMNENEAVGFLTRESLPTLSSSSDETVSETESIECWNQELESLESIYEGCVTETKENSHYTLNLIEELKIKLKVYRTKNYPASLPGIIVSTFDKKCKLPDYIKKQTLTKLLHYLQESNLIGDMLVYHIYEWLKDNISSIIDNPGPLISGLDSKGAMNKRNVSNGKGSTNNSSSKKYSRNIISEDKLCALKEEYIKRVESQEYKNMQLVRKQLPAWKKQKVIVDIINNNEVVLVTGETGSGKSTQVVQFILDFLQREKEDFGKTKIICTQPRRISAIGLAERVADERCVTCGDEVGYVIRGVNKTKAFTRIKFMTTGVLVRLLQNARSMLENTIVVLDEVHERSIDTDLIVTLMKTLLHKVRGMKIVLMSATVNVDLFRKFFPGLATCHIEGRTFPITDYFLEDILDVLDFKIKREKALVYDDNNADERCNDDQYLKPRADSKFFTSGQINYELLCQVVQHVDKRLKDTDNNGSIIVFLPGVGEINKCCSLLTNKTNEGDFIILPLHSALTPEDQKRVFKKYYKKRKVVVSTNIAETSITIDDCVATIDTGRAKSMFYNPTDNTTKLIESFISKAEVKQRRGRAGRVREGLSYKLFSKNLYENNMIPMPIPEIKRISLESLYLSVKAMGIKDVKVFLSTALDAPPLPALQKAERILTTIGLVDEFDNSLTQLGQFISLMPVMDSKHGKLLIYGILFGCTDICVLLVSILGIGTLPFIGGFENRDKIKKVLSKYESRGDLFAVLEVVRDYLNIKDPTIKRKHLRDNFLSYNKMNEIKSSIAQYYSILKDVGFLPMNYKVGDTSNLNRNERNVDILRAILTGAFYPHVARVQLPDVKYLSTSSGAIEKDPEAKMIKYWIRSEEYQDKLEELKTKDVQGTHKVDLEALPLPATRAFIHPSSVLFSTNSVNLEDAKLLSEVEDPISCQSKIPTVVKYPFVLFTTSQVTNKLYLRDLTPTTTLSLLLFGGAISYDIGGTIHSPGIIVDNWLPIRTWCKNGVLIKELRTQLDDAIKKKLENPDYAKKSQLDNCDADQTLKIVEKIISAEQ
- the CDC73 gene encoding Cdc73p (similar to Saccharomyces cerevisiae CDC73 (YLR418C); ancestral locus Anc_4.290), which gives rise to MATILERLREHLKNGDKLTLLNSEGQNTEDITEAMTVQTSSSDGSSQDSFRLNEETGIEIDGSLVQLRIIVHCWMNKDSSAANYLADCQNKQLTNVSFLQRTDLINWLSGNTESSQYLKASVQNGETSDIINTADNGGKSSIDGLPNTELTTSEAVDNDIEVSDPSVVETMKYERVLLDHNSALRGAKPINFGYLIKDAELKLVQSIKGSLRGSKLPSGHKGVHSRISKTNDSPGGPRKDPIILIPSAASSILTVANIKQFLVESKYMNPRDLPSAPNGLVNIEKKFERISRPIRFIIVDNTRMFTKPEYWDRVVAIFTTGHTWQFNNYQWNTPQELFQRCKGYYFHFTGDSVPQHVQQWNVEKVELDKNKRFKDVEVVRYFWHSLEKELISRGYR